In Paenibacillus larvae subsp. larvae, the following proteins share a genomic window:
- the sigW gene encoding RNA polymerase sigma factor SigW, whose product MNVVEVRLAKLARKGDRGAFAELVNLYKDKIYHLAYRMLSNSQEAEDAVQETFLRVYMNLERYDVKQKFSTWIFRIATNLCIDRLRKRKPTYSLDAEMPDSEGNDFYAMLPSKEDTPEDQVILSETQEHIRCAINTLPVKYKTIVVLRYLHDMSLQEISDVLNIPVTTVKTRVHRGREYLRQKLSDEYQKKR is encoded by the coding sequence GTGAATGTTGTAGAGGTACGGCTAGCAAAACTGGCGCGAAAAGGGGATCGTGGAGCTTTTGCAGAGTTGGTAAATCTGTACAAGGATAAAATTTATCATCTTGCATACCGTATGCTAAGTAACTCCCAGGAAGCGGAAGATGCGGTTCAGGAAACTTTTTTGCGTGTTTATATGAATTTAGAGCGGTATGATGTGAAACAGAAATTCTCAACCTGGATTTTTCGAATTGCAACAAACTTGTGTATTGACCGACTTCGCAAAAGAAAACCAACGTACTCTCTCGACGCAGAAATGCCGGACAGCGAGGGGAATGATTTTTATGCCATGCTGCCCAGTAAAGAGGATACTCCGGAAGATCAGGTTATTCTGTCTGAGACTCAGGAGCATATCCGCTGTGCTATCAATACACTCCCAGTAAAATATAAAACGATTGTTGTACTGCGTTACTTGCATGATATGTCCCTTCAAGAAATCAGTGATGTGCTCAATATCCCTGTTACTACGGTTAAGACCAGAGTCCACCGGGGAAGGGAATATTTACGTCAAAAATTATCTGACGAGTATCAGAAAAAAAGATGA
- the ppc gene encoding phosphoenolpyruvate carboxylase yields MSDNEMVFQRNVTNNLLRRDISFLGHILGEVLVHQGGNGLLTVVEKIREMSKSLRAQYNPEVFREFKETIHSLNPEIRHQVVRAFAIYFQLVNIAEQNHRIRRKRDYERTSGVMIQPGSIESIIQHLKQKNVPAEELKEMIGGVTLELVMTAHPTEAVRRTVLNIHQRIAKDVMLLDNPTLTYREREQLREKLQAEVMTLWQTDELRDRKPTVLDEVHNGLYYFDETLFDVIPEVYQELERCLTKYYPSETWHVPTFLKFGSWIGGDRDGNPAVTSRVTWDTLELHHQLALKKYEEILHEIRDHMSFSKNIVNVSEELLASLQADQEALGRRDVWPNEKEPYRIKIGYMIQKIRNTGNDQIARFQKYNKPEELINDLVIIERSLRNHYADFVADAYINKLIRQVELFGFYVAALDIRQHSKEHELALDEILSKMGIQDHYSELDEETKIDLLTRLLNDPGPITTPYLEYSESTQECLDVFKTVKQAQKEFGETCITSYLISMTQGSSDLLEVLLFAKEVGLYRKEKDGTITSTLQPVPLFETIEDLHAAPEIMNTVYEIPAYRESVEAYGDRQEIMLGYSDSNKDGGVITANYELRLALRSITAASDKYGVKVKFFHGRGGSLGRGGMPLNRSILTQPADTIGGGIKITEQGEVLSSRYSLQGIAYRSLEQATCALITATVISRKPEVLPYEAEWDEIMVGISEAAYNKYQDLIFRDPDFLTFFKETTPLPEVGELNIGSRPSKRKNSDRFEDLRAIPWVFAWTQSRYLLPAWYAAGTGLQSFYQGKEENLQIMRTMYEKWPFFRSMIDGLQMALAKADLLIAQEYARMVKDQEAGQRIFEFIREEFKLTSSLILKITGQKGILDNVPVIQESIRLRNPYVDPLSYLQVDLLTELRALREEGNDDAELLREVLLTINGIAAGLRNTG; encoded by the coding sequence AGCAAATCCCTTCGGGCTCAATATAATCCTGAAGTATTTCGTGAATTTAAAGAAACAATTCACTCCTTAAATCCGGAAATCCGCCACCAAGTTGTTCGGGCGTTCGCGATTTATTTCCAACTGGTGAATATTGCAGAACAGAATCACCGGATCCGGAGAAAGAGAGATTATGAGCGTACATCTGGTGTCATGATTCAGCCGGGTTCTATTGAAAGCATTATCCAACACTTAAAACAAAAAAACGTTCCCGCGGAAGAGCTGAAGGAAATGATAGGCGGTGTGACCTTAGAATTGGTTATGACCGCCCATCCGACCGAAGCTGTCCGGAGAACCGTGCTGAATATACACCAACGTATTGCCAAAGACGTAATGTTGCTGGACAACCCTACACTTACGTACCGCGAACGGGAGCAGCTAAGGGAAAAACTCCAGGCGGAAGTCATGACGCTTTGGCAAACGGATGAACTTCGGGACCGAAAACCAACGGTGCTTGATGAGGTTCATAACGGTTTATATTATTTTGATGAGACACTCTTTGATGTTATTCCTGAAGTTTATCAAGAGTTAGAACGGTGTCTGACCAAGTATTATCCTTCCGAGACTTGGCATGTACCGACATTCTTAAAATTCGGCTCCTGGATAGGAGGAGACAGGGACGGAAACCCTGCCGTTACCTCCCGGGTTACCTGGGATACTCTGGAGCTCCATCACCAACTGGCTCTCAAGAAATACGAAGAGATTCTGCATGAAATCAGGGACCATATGAGCTTCAGCAAAAATATTGTAAATGTCAGTGAAGAACTGCTTGCGTCGCTCCAGGCGGATCAGGAGGCCCTGGGCCGGCGTGATGTCTGGCCGAACGAAAAAGAACCTTACCGAATCAAGATCGGTTATATGATTCAAAAGATCCGTAACACAGGCAACGACCAAATTGCCCGGTTCCAGAAATATAATAAACCGGAAGAATTGATCAATGATCTTGTCATTATAGAACGAAGCCTCCGCAATCATTATGCTGATTTTGTTGCCGATGCTTATATTAATAAGCTGATCAGGCAGGTGGAGCTGTTCGGATTCTATGTCGCTGCTTTGGATATACGGCAACACAGCAAGGAGCATGAGCTGGCTCTTGATGAGATTTTATCCAAAATGGGCATTCAAGATCATTACAGCGAATTGGATGAAGAGACGAAGATAGACCTGCTGACCAGGCTTTTGAACGACCCAGGGCCAATTACTACCCCTTACCTGGAATATTCGGAATCCACTCAGGAATGTCTGGATGTCTTCAAGACAGTGAAGCAAGCACAAAAAGAATTTGGGGAAACTTGTATCACCAGTTATTTGATCAGTATGACCCAAGGCTCCAGTGATCTTTTGGAAGTCCTTCTTTTTGCCAAGGAAGTGGGATTGTACCGCAAAGAAAAAGACGGTACGATAACAAGCACGCTGCAGCCGGTTCCTCTTTTTGAGACAATTGAGGACTTGCATGCAGCCCCCGAGATCATGAACACAGTCTACGAGATTCCGGCTTATCGTGAAAGCGTGGAAGCATACGGCGACCGTCAGGAGATCATGCTGGGATACTCCGACAGCAATAAAGACGGCGGGGTTATAACAGCAAATTATGAATTAAGGTTGGCTCTGCGAAGTATTACGGCAGCATCAGATAAATATGGCGTTAAGGTGAAGTTCTTCCATGGCCGCGGGGGTTCATTGGGCCGCGGAGGGATGCCGCTTAACAGGAGCATTCTTACACAGCCTGCCGATACAATCGGAGGAGGCATTAAAATCACGGAACAGGGAGAAGTTCTGTCATCCCGTTACTCTCTTCAAGGGATTGCTTACCGAAGCCTGGAACAAGCAACCTGCGCGTTGATTACTGCAACAGTCATTTCCCGCAAGCCGGAGGTTCTGCCGTACGAAGCAGAATGGGATGAAATCATGGTGGGTATTTCAGAGGCGGCTTATAACAAGTATCAGGATCTGATCTTCCGTGATCCGGACTTCTTAACCTTCTTCAAGGAAACTACCCCGCTGCCCGAAGTCGGAGAGCTAAATATCGGATCAAGACCTTCCAAACGGAAGAACAGCGACCGTTTTGAAGACCTCAGAGCCATTCCATGGGTTTTTGCCTGGACCCAAAGCCGATATTTGCTGCCAGCCTGGTACGCTGCAGGAACGGGCTTACAGAGCTTCTATCAGGGTAAGGAAGAGAATCTGCAAATCATGAGGACAATGTATGAGAAGTGGCCTTTCTTCCGGTCCATGATCGATGGTCTGCAAATGGCCCTGGCTAAAGCTGATCTACTGATCGCCCAGGAATATGCCCGCATGGTCAAAGATCAGGAGGCGGGACAGCGTATTTTTGAATTCATCCGGGAGGAATTCAAGTTAACCTCTTCCCTGATATTGAAAATCACAGGACAGAAAGGAATTCTCGACAATGTACCTGTAATTCAGGAGTCCATCCGTCTGCGCAACCCGTATGTGGACCCGCTCAGCTACCTGCAGGTTGACCTGTTGACCGAGTTAAGGGCACTCCGTGAAGAAGGCAACGATGATGCGGAACTCTTAAGAGAAGTTTTACTTACTATCAACGGCATCGCTGCCGGATTAAGGAATACGGGATGA
- the cdaA gene encoding diadenylate cyclase CdaA, with amino-acid sequence MEYFAVFSFNDIVDILIVSYVIYKLIMLIRGTRAIQLMKGIFIVVATWAFSFLFKLNTLQWMMNQMFNIGVIAIIIIFQPELRRALEQLGRGKLFSRSNDLDQDVNKRIAEVIKALNYLSKRKIGALIVFEKETGLTDYIESGIPMESKISSELLINIFIPNTPLHDGAVIIRGHQIMAAGCYLPLSENPFISKELGTRHRAAIGMSEVSDAVCLIVSEETGQISLSLNGQIVRDIKEESLISKLFEQLKPQGRSGDKNPFKKWWEGRRRG; translated from the coding sequence ATGGAATACTTCGCTGTTTTTTCATTCAACGACATTGTTGATATTCTGATTGTCAGTTATGTCATATATAAACTGATTATGCTGATCCGGGGAACAAGAGCCATTCAGCTGATGAAAGGGATTTTCATCGTGGTGGCCACCTGGGCGTTCAGTTTTTTGTTTAAGCTTAATACCCTGCAGTGGATGATGAACCAGATGTTTAACATCGGGGTTATTGCCATCATCATAATTTTTCAACCTGAATTAAGACGGGCTCTGGAACAGCTCGGACGAGGAAAATTATTTAGCAGAAGCAATGATCTTGATCAGGATGTAAACAAGCGAATTGCTGAAGTTATCAAAGCGCTGAATTATTTATCCAAACGTAAAATCGGCGCGCTTATTGTGTTTGAAAAAGAGACAGGCCTTACTGATTATATCGAGTCCGGGATTCCTATGGAGTCCAAAATTAGTTCGGAACTGCTGATCAATATTTTTATCCCTAATACACCTCTTCATGATGGTGCCGTCATCATTCGCGGCCATCAGATTATGGCTGCCGGATGTTATTTGCCTCTTTCGGAGAATCCTTTTATCAGCAAGGAGCTCGGAACCAGGCACCGTGCGGCTATTGGCATGAGTGAAGTTTCAGATGCGGTTTGTTTGATCGTTTCGGAAGAAACCGGACAAATTTCGCTTTCTCTTAATGGACAAATTGTCCGCGACATCAAGGAAGAGTCTTTAATCTCCAAATTGTTCGAGCAGTTGAAACCGCAGGGACGCAGCGGAGACAAGAACCCTTTCAAGAAATGGTGGGAGGGACGAAGACGTGGATAA
- a CDS encoding zf-HC2 domain-containing protein, whose amino-acid sequence MDCKQALPLMHEYLDGDLQGADALALKEHLIACPGCRKLYKQMETTDALVKSIPTAQLPDDLTDRIMTKLPPEKKRNSVVHWLRRHPGLSVAVVFVVVMLGSFLTLWDENKQVMVKGPESGQVIIDGNTVIVPEGVTVNGNLVVQGGELDVEGELDGNLTLIDGTLNLASTAHISGNVQRINESIGWLWYKVNEFFSSFTK is encoded by the coding sequence GTGGATTGCAAACAAGCCCTTCCCCTCATGCATGAGTATCTGGACGGGGATTTACAGGGTGCTGACGCCTTAGCACTGAAAGAACATCTTATTGCGTGCCCCGGGTGCAGGAAACTCTACAAGCAAATGGAGACAACTGATGCGCTCGTCAAGTCTATACCTACCGCGCAATTGCCTGACGATCTTACCGATCGTATCATGACCAAACTGCCTCCTGAGAAGAAACGTAACTCAGTGGTCCATTGGCTGCGAAGGCATCCGGGCCTCTCGGTTGCAGTCGTTTTTGTTGTAGTCATGTTAGGAAGCTTTCTCACTCTTTGGGACGAAAACAAGCAGGTCATGGTCAAGGGGCCTGAATCTGGTCAAGTCATTATTGATGGGAATACAGTTATTGTTCCTGAAGGGGTTACCGTTAACGGGAACCTTGTCGTACAAGGTGGAGAGCTGGATGTAGAGGGTGAGTTGGACGGAAATCTTACACTTATTGACGGCACGCTGAATTTGGCTTCCACGGCACACATCTCAGGAAACGTACAGCGCATAAATGAATCAATTGGATGGCTGTGGTATAAAGTGAATGAATTCTTTAGCTCGTTTACGAAATAA